A genomic stretch from Coffea arabica cultivar ET-39 chromosome 10c, Coffea Arabica ET-39 HiFi, whole genome shotgun sequence includes:
- the LOC140015842 gene encoding wall-associated receptor kinase 2-like: MAELGLGPQTPGSGPGPYRLGLPGEAKVLPEEVGGNPPECGILSILGKSRVVRRSGSLAGINNNTHPLYKVRSLLTIYSGQLLLPVNLTHRKTNLAVGVPSGTTLGPPLLAHPFCFAGLESALPSATRADQVSSPRGSPVLLHPTFSIARPGCQDHCGNVSIPFPFGITEGCYLNEKFFINCINSSTSVPQPVLRNSTINVTEISLEGQVHLMQYIAIDCYNENRSLFSHNSPWMRLSKRFTFNSTANKFIVVGCDAYGIVYGFGQHRSYATGCVPSCYYKEDVIDGSCSGIGCCRTDIPPGAWNINVRLTSLSRHTKVWDFNPCSYAFVVEEKAFNFSADNLTNLSVDLSLPVVADWTIEDGSCEVAQRNTTSYACSGKNSHCYEPFKGLGYRCSCDQGYEGNPYLPDGCQDIDECQKEETNNCRFGELCINVEGGYNCSCPKGYLKKDDGKGREGCTKKSHQALVAGILAGVAVGTMVLLVVCSWCLYVSKKRKMMWLKEKFFRENGGLLLQKRLNGQEESSNSPRIFSARDLEKATNNFHEGNIIGQGGFGIVYKGRLIDNKEVAIKKSKTVDPNQIEQFINEVVILSQINHKNVVKLFGCCLETEVPLLVYEFINNDTLFNHLHNKKRAREISWDIRLKIGAETAEALSYLHSAASPPIIHRDIKTTNILLDEEFTAKVSDFGASRLGLLDQDQLSTVVQGTRGYLDPEFFQTFQLTEKSDVYSFGVVLVELLTGEKPVCFNRSEGEISLSNHFLSSMKENRLFQILEDSVASDDNIDQLRQVAVLAERCLNVKGADRPSMKEAAMELVGLRITSKHSWTQGSQALNQEEIEPLIDHQEQSNPSRGGDIMLTTTYYSLQNQEIQPIAHGR; the protein is encoded by the exons aTGGCCGAGCTGGGCCTTGGCCCTCAGACCCCTGGGAGCGGCCCCGGGCCGTACCGACTAGGGCTCCCAGGGGAGGCGAAGGTCCTCCCCGAAGAGGTCGGGGGTAATCCCCCTGAGTGCGGGATACTATCTATACTGGGCAAGTCCCGCGTCGTGCGGAGGTCGGGCTCCCTTGCAGGTATAAATAATAACACACATCCACTgtacaaggtacgctcactattgaCAATTTACTCTGGACAGTTACTACTTCCCGTGAACCtcactcaccggaaaactaacttggccgtcggagtgccctcggggacaacCCTCGGGCCCCCTTTGTTAGCTCATCCTTTCTGTTTTGCAGGCTTGGAGTCAGCTCTGCCATCAGCGACCCGAGCTGATCAGGTCAGCTCTCCTAGGGGAAGTCCCGTGCTTCTTCACCCAACATTTTCTATAGCAAGGCCTGGCTGCCAAGATCATTGTGGAAATGTAAGCATTCCATTTCCATTCGGTATTACAGAAGGTTGTTACCTTAACGAAAAATTCTTTATCAACTGCATCAACTCTTCAACATCTGTCCCTCAACCAGTTCTGCGCAACAGTACAATCAATGTCACAGAAATATCTCTGGAAGGTCAGGTGCACCTTATGCAGTATATAGCAATTGATTGCTATAATGAAAACAGAAGTTTATTTTCCCACAATTCACCATGGATGAGATTATCTAAACGCTTTACCTTTAACAGTACAGCTAATAAATTCATTGTCGTTGGCTGTGATGCCTACGGTATAGTTTATGGTTTTGGTCAACACCGGAGCTACGCAACTGGATGTGTCCCTTCCTGTTATTATAAGGAAGATGTAATTGATGGCTCTTGTTCTGGCATCGGTTGCTGCCGGACAGATATCCCACCAGGGGCATGGAATATTAATGTGAGGTTGACCAGTCTTAGTAGACACACCAAGGTGTGGGATTTCAATCCTTGCAGCTATGCTTTTGTGGTCGAAGAGAAGGCTTTCAATTTTTCTGCAGATAACCTCACCAACTTGAGCGTTGATTTAAGTCTTCCCGTCGTGGCCGATTGGACCATTGAGGACGGGTCATGTGAAGTTGCCCAAAGAAACACGACCTCTTATGCATGCTCTGGTAAAAACAGTCACTGTTACGAACCTTTTAAGGGGTTGGGGTACCGTTGTTCTTGCGATCAAGGATACGAAGGCAACCCATATCTCCCTGATGGTTGCCAAG ATATTGATGAATGTCAAAAAGAAGAGACCAATAATTGCAGATTCGGAGAACTTTGCATAAACGTCGAAGGAGGCTACAATTGCTCTTGCCCGAAGGGGTACCTTAAGAAAGATGATGGAAAAGGGCGTGAAGGTTGCACTAAGAAAAGCCATCAAGCACTTGTGGCTGGTATTCTTGCAG GTGTTGCTGTGGGCACTATGGTTCTGCTAGTGGTCTGTTCTTGGTGCTTGTACgtgtccaagaaaagaaagatgatGTGGTTGAAGGAAAAATTCTTTCGAGAAAATGGAGGGCTACTCCTACAAAAGCGACTCAACGGACAAGAAGAATCCTCAAATAGCCCAAGAATTTTCAGTGCCAGAGATCTTGAGAAGGCAACAAACAACTTCCATGAAGGTAACATTATTGGTCAAGGAGGTTTTGGGATAGTCTACAAAGGTCGTCTAATAGACAACAAAGAAGTCGCTATCAAGAAGTCAAAAACAGTTGATCCCAACCAAATTGAGCAATTCATCAATGAGGTTGTGATTCTGTCACAAATTAACCACAAAAATGTAGTTAAGCTCTTTGGTTGTTGTCTCGAGACAGAGGTACCTTTACTCGTTTATGAATTTATCAACAATGACACTCTTTTTAACCATTTACACAACAAGAAGCGGGCACGTGAAATTAGTTGGGACATCCGACTGAAAATAGGTGCAGAAACTGCAGAAGCCCTCTCATATTTGCACTCCGCTGCTTCACCTCCAATCATCCATAGGGACATAAAGACCACGAACATACTTCTGGATGAGGAATTTACAGCAAAAGTATCCGATTTCGGTGCTTCAAGATTGGGCCTTCTTGATCAAGATCAACTATCTACAGTGGTGCAAGGAACTCGTGGATATCTGGACCCTGAATTCTTCCAAACATTTCAGTTGACAGAGAAAAGTGATGTTTATAGCTTTGGAGTCGTTCTTGTGGAGCTACTAACAGGGGAAAAGCCCGTATGCTTCAATAGATCAGAGGGTGAGATAAGTTTAAGCAATCATTTCCTTTCTTCGATGAAAGAAAATCGACTGTTTCAAATTCTTGAAGATTCTGTCGCGTCTGATGATAATATTGACCAATTGAGACAAGTTGCTGTGCTTGCCGAACGATGCCTAAATGTAAAAGGCGCCGACAGGCCTTCCATGAAAGAAGCAGCAATGGAACTGGTAGGGTTGCGAATCACATCAAAGCATAGTTGGACTCAAGGTTCTCAAGCTTTAAACCAAGAAGAGATTGAGCCCCTGATTGATCATCAAGAACAATCCAATCCCTCCCGTGGCGGTGATATTATGTTGACAACTACATATTATAGcctccaaaatcaagaaatacaGCCAATTGCCCATGGGAGATGA